A stretch of Microbulbifer bruguierae DNA encodes these proteins:
- the rplD gene encoding 50S ribosomal protein L4, with translation MELNIATPEGAKGTVAVSEVAFGREFNQDLVHQAVVAYMAGARQGTKAQKNRAAVSGGGKKPWRQKGTGRARAGTIRSPLWRSGGVTFAAEPRDHSVKLNKKMYRAALRCILSELARQERLVVVESFDVDAPKTKQLVTKLAQYDLSDALIVTEEVNENLYLAARNLHKIDVRDVQAIDPVSLIRFDKVVVTVSALKKIDEVLG, from the coding sequence ATGGAACTGAATATCGCTACTCCCGAAGGCGCTAAAGGCACTGTTGCAGTTTCTGAAGTGGCTTTCGGTCGTGAATTCAATCAGGACCTGGTGCACCAGGCAGTTGTCGCCTATATGGCTGGCGCTCGTCAGGGTACCAAGGCTCAGAAAAACCGCGCTGCGGTTTCCGGTGGCGGCAAGAAGCCTTGGCGCCAAAAAGGTACTGGCCGTGCTCGTGCCGGTACTATTCGCAGCCCGCTGTGGCGTTCTGGTGGTGTAACTTTCGCTGCTGAACCCCGTGATCACAGCGTCAAGCTCAACAAGAAAATGTACCGCGCTGCACTGCGCTGCATTCTCTCCGAGCTGGCTCGTCAGGAGCGCCTGGTTGTAGTTGAGTCTTTCGACGTTGACGCGCCGAAGACCAAACAGCTGGTAACCAAACTGGCACAGTACGATCTGTCTGATGCGTTGATCGTGACCGAAGAGGTAAATGAAAACCTCTACCTGGCCGCGCGCAACCTGCACAAGATCGATGTTCGCGATGTACAGGCAATCGATCCGGTAAGCCTGATTCGCTTTGACAAGGTCGTGGTTACCGTTTCTGCACTCAAGAAAATTGATGAGGTGCTGGGATGA
- the rplW gene encoding 50S ribosomal protein L23 — MIQERLYKVLLGPVISEKAAGLADAANQVVFKVTTDASKADIKAAVEKLFNVSVEQVRTVNVKGKTKRTRYGMGQRNDWKKAYVRLAEGSDINFEAAE; from the coding sequence ATGATCCAAGAGCGACTCTACAAAGTACTGCTGGGCCCGGTAATTTCCGAGAAAGCTGCTGGTCTGGCGGACGCCGCTAACCAGGTAGTGTTCAAAGTTACCACCGACGCTTCCAAGGCCGATATCAAGGCCGCGGTAGAAAAGCTGTTCAACGTTTCCGTTGAACAGGTTCGCACCGTGAACGTAAAAGGCAAAACCAAGCGCACCCGCTACGGCATGGGTCAGCGCAATGATTGGAAAAAAGCCTACGTTCGACTGGCCGAAGGCAGCGACATCAACTTCGAAGCTGCTGAGTAA
- the rplB gene encoding 50S ribosomal protein L2 has protein sequence MAIVKTKPTSAGRRHLVKVVNSDLHKGAPYAPLVEKKSKTGGRNNNGRITTRHIGGGHKHHYRMVDFKRNKDGIPATVERLEYDPNRTAHIALVCYADGERRYILAPKGLKAGAKIQSGDAAPIAVGNTLPLRNIPVGSVIHGIELKPGKGAQLARSAGASVQLVAREGQYATIRLRSGEMRKVLSECRATLGEVSNSEHSLRKLGKAGAKRWRGVRPTVRGVAMNPVDHPHGGGEGRTSGGRHPVTPWGVPTKGKKTRKNKRTDNMIVRRRGK, from the coding sequence ATGGCTATTGTAAAAACAAAACCGACCTCTGCTGGCCGTCGTCACCTGGTTAAGGTTGTTAACTCTGACCTGCACAAAGGTGCGCCTTACGCTCCGCTGGTTGAGAAGAAGTCCAAGACCGGTGGCCGTAACAATAACGGTCGCATTACCACCCGTCATATCGGTGGTGGTCACAAGCATCACTACCGTATGGTGGATTTCAAGCGCAATAAAGATGGCATTCCAGCCACCGTTGAGCGTCTGGAATACGATCCGAACCGTACTGCGCACATCGCCCTGGTGTGCTACGCCGACGGTGAGCGTCGTTACATCCTTGCACCGAAAGGCCTGAAAGCTGGTGCCAAGATCCAATCTGGCGACGCTGCGCCTATCGCTGTAGGTAACACCCTGCCGCTGCGCAACATCCCGGTTGGTTCCGTGATTCACGGTATCGAGCTGAAGCCTGGTAAAGGTGCTCAGCTGGCCCGCTCTGCCGGTGCCTCTGTTCAGCTGGTTGCCCGTGAAGGTCAGTACGCGACCATTCGTTTGCGTTCTGGTGAAATGCGTAAAGTTCTGTCTGAGTGTCGCGCCACCCTGGGTGAAGTGAGCAACTCTGAGCACAGCCTGCGCAAGCTGGGTAAAGCTGGTGCCAAACGCTGGCGCGGTGTTCGTCCTACCGTTCGCGGTGTGGCGATGAACCCGGTAGACCACCCGCATGGTGGTGGTGAAGGTCGTACCTCCGGTGGTCGTCACCCAGTGACACCTTGGGGCGTTCCGACCAAGGGTAAGAAAACGCGTAAGAACAAGCGCACCGACAACATGATAGTACGTCGTCGCGGCAAATAA
- the rpsS gene encoding 30S ribosomal protein S19, with the protein MPRSLKKGPFIDLHLIKKVEAAIEANDRRPIKTWSRRSMIMPEMVGLTIAVHNGRQHVPVLVNEEMVGHKLGEFAATRTYRGHAADKKAKKR; encoded by the coding sequence GTGCCACGCTCATTAAAGAAAGGTCCCTTTATTGATCTGCATCTGATCAAGAAGGTGGAGGCAGCGATCGAAGCCAATGATCGCCGGCCGATTAAAACCTGGTCCCGCCGTTCCATGATTATGCCGGAAATGGTGGGCCTGACGATTGCCGTGCACAACGGTCGTCAACACGTGCCCGTACTGGTCAACGAAGAAATGGTTGGCCACAAACTGGGTGAATTCGCAGCTACCCGCACTTACCGTGGCCACGCCG